A DNA window from Calliphora vicina chromosome 1, idCalVici1.1, whole genome shotgun sequence contains the following coding sequences:
- the LOC135953076 gene encoding protein spaetzle-like, translated as MCTSLWFKVFQVLLEDKIVSSPSGNYTSITDNVQSPTEQLEKEKNILKRQTSIDASDCIKKDGETFCTELRNYPEKSHLKELIETKYPHLESNFDKDVTPTNFKSRRLNLEPDEEFLCKSHIKVIYPESGVNENLDWMVIVNIPEYKQGIRIEECDSEGSECGDEFGMTLPSTYTTHCKQYYIYRALVAYADDDNIVTEHFKFPACCKCVIRSDIYYEYDNEY; from the exons ATGTGTACTTCTCTATGGTTTAAAGTTTTTCAAGTTTTACTTGAA GATAAAATTGTATCATCACCCTCTGGGAATTATACCAGTATCACTGACAATG TCCAGTCTCCCACCGAACAACTAGAAAAGGagaagaatattttaaaaaggcaAACATCGATCGATGCCAGTGACTGCATTAAAAAAGATGGTGAAACATTCTGTACTGAGCTTCGTAATTATCCTGAAAAGtcacatttgaaagaattaatcGAAACGAAATACCCCCATTTGGAGTCAAACTTTGATAAAGATGTTACTCCAACAAATTTCAAAAGTCGACGCTTAAATCTTGAGCCCGATGAGGAGTTCTTGTGTAAGAGCCACATCAAGGTAATTTATCCAGAGTCTGGTGTCAATGAAAACCTTGACTGGATGGTTATTGTTAACATACCAGAATATAAACAGGGCATACGTATAGAGGAATGCGA CTCAGAGGGCTCAGAGTGTGGCGATGAATTTGGAATGACCCTACCCAGTACTTATACGACACACTGTAAACAATATTACATCTATCGTGCTTTGGTGGCTTATGCAGATGATGATAACATTGTAACAGAACATTTTAAATTCCCAGCCTGCTGTAAATGTGTGATTAGATCGGATATATACTATGAATATGATAATGAATATTGA
- the LOC135963919 gene encoding protein spaetzle-like isoform X1: MAQFLTLLPVLLLLVAVFNPIVCPSSQMYNERRDRAPYIESSEHSPQYLRDSDGPNGSRLRKAPSYKDNHANYRSQEQLSASPPASYGHHPAKTNGQDDTDSIVDKNIRSVFSTNFGSGLYLFKNTVPFVNQPHFNSYADQMIGDQPDPYAPPSSTSSSDKEFFKVQRSPNGKLSLVYNEDFVPQEETDINKTNNTADNQSSSSHNESFENRFQTHFPGGLPLKKDKIETSPSNVDHTLSKDSVVHFPTEEPEPERTVAKRKEPVDTNDCVEKDGATNGKPFCTQLRNYPEKSHLEQIIKQRFSNLESFFGEDLVLPQNISQRMNNEPNEEFLCKSRVRVIYPQAGVDREYNWLVIVNIPKYKQGIRIEECINEGSTCGENTGLSLPNRYKATCKQSYIYRSLVAYTSDDTVIKEQFKMPSCCKCVLRTDP, translated from the exons ATAGTCTGTCCCAGTAGTCAAATGTATAATGAAAGACGTGATCGAGCTCCCTATATAGAGTCTAGCGAACATAGTCCACAATACTTGCGCGACTCAGATGGGCCAAATGGAAGTCGATTAAGAAAAGCACCCTCCTACAAGGACAACCATGCCAACTATCGAAGTCAGGAACAATTGTCCGCGTCACCACCAGCATCATACGGCCACCATCCTGCCAAAACCAATGGACAGGACGACACAGATTCCATAGTGGATAAAAATATACGTAGTGTGTTTTCAACTAATTTTGGAtcaggtttatatttatttaaa aatacaGTACCATTTGTCAATCAACCCCATTTCAATTCATATGCTGATCAAATGATTGGCGATCAACCAGATCCATACGCACCCCCATCCTCGACATCATCTAGTGATAAGGAGTTCTTTAAAGTTCAAAGAAGTCCAAATGGAAAATTGAGTCTTGTCTATAATGAAGATTTTGTACCGCAAGAGGAAACGGATATCAATAAAACCAATAATACTGCTGATAATCAGAGTAGTAGCT CGCATAACGAAAGTTTcgaaaatagatttcaaactCATTTTCCCGGTGGACTTCCTTTGAAGAAA GACAAAATTGAAACATCACCATCAAATGTGGATCATACTCTTAGCAAAGATAGTG TAGTGCACTTTCCCACCGAAGAACCCGAACCGGAGAGGACTGTGGCAAAAAGAAAGGAACCAGTGGATACCAATGATTGCGTTGAAAAGGATGGTGCCACCAATGGCAAGCCATTCTGTACTCAGCTGCGCAATTATCCGGAAAAGTCACATTTGGAACAGATAATCAAGCAAAGATTCTCCAATCTGGAATCGTTCTTTGGCGAGGATTTAGTTCTGCCACAAAATATAAGTCAACGCATGAACAATGAGCCCAATGAAGAGTTTCTGTGTAAGAGTCGCGTTAGAGTCATTTATCCACAGGCTGGTGTCGATAGGGAATACAATTGGCTGGTTATTGTGAATATACCAAAATATAAACAGGGTATACGTATAGAGGAATGCAT TAATGAGGGCTCCACCTGTGGCGAAAACACTGGCCTAAGTTTACCCAATCGTTATAAGGCAACGTGTAAACAAAGTTACATCTATCGTTCCTTAGTGGCCTATACAAGTGATGATACCGTTATAAAGGAACAATTTAAAATGCCATCCTGTTGTAAATGTGTTCTAAGAACGGATCCCTAA
- the LOC135963919 gene encoding protein spaetzle-like isoform X3, producing MYNERRDRAPYIESSEHSPQYLRDSDGPNGSRLRKAPSYKDNHANYRSQEQLSASPPASYGHHPAKTNGQDDTDSIVDKNIRSVFSTNFGSGLYLFKNTVPFVNQPHFNSYADQMIGDQPDPYAPPSSTSSSDKEFFKVQRSPNGKLSLVYNEDFVPQEETDINKTNNTADNQSSSSHNESFENRFQTHFPGGLPLKKDKIETSPSNVDHTLSKDSVVHFPTEEPEPERTVAKRKEPVDTNDCVEKDGATNGKPFCTQLRNYPEKSHLEQIIKQRFSNLESFFGEDLVLPQNISQRMNNEPNEEFLCKSRVRVIYPQAGVDREYNWLVIVNIPKYKQGIRIEECINEGSTCGENTGLSLPNRYKATCKQSYIYRSLVAYTSDDTVIKEQFKMPSCCKCVLRTDP from the exons ATGTATAATGAAAGACGTGATCGAGCTCCCTATATAGAGTCTAGCGAACATAGTCCACAATACTTGCGCGACTCAGATGGGCCAAATGGAAGTCGATTAAGAAAAGCACCCTCCTACAAGGACAACCATGCCAACTATCGAAGTCAGGAACAATTGTCCGCGTCACCACCAGCATCATACGGCCACCATCCTGCCAAAACCAATGGACAGGACGACACAGATTCCATAGTGGATAAAAATATACGTAGTGTGTTTTCAACTAATTTTGGAtcaggtttatatttatttaaa aatacaGTACCATTTGTCAATCAACCCCATTTCAATTCATATGCTGATCAAATGATTGGCGATCAACCAGATCCATACGCACCCCCATCCTCGACATCATCTAGTGATAAGGAGTTCTTTAAAGTTCAAAGAAGTCCAAATGGAAAATTGAGTCTTGTCTATAATGAAGATTTTGTACCGCAAGAGGAAACGGATATCAATAAAACCAATAATACTGCTGATAATCAGAGTAGTAGCT CGCATAACGAAAGTTTcgaaaatagatttcaaactCATTTTCCCGGTGGACTTCCTTTGAAGAAA GACAAAATTGAAACATCACCATCAAATGTGGATCATACTCTTAGCAAAGATAGTG TAGTGCACTTTCCCACCGAAGAACCCGAACCGGAGAGGACTGTGGCAAAAAGAAAGGAACCAGTGGATACCAATGATTGCGTTGAAAAGGATGGTGCCACCAATGGCAAGCCATTCTGTACTCAGCTGCGCAATTATCCGGAAAAGTCACATTTGGAACAGATAATCAAGCAAAGATTCTCCAATCTGGAATCGTTCTTTGGCGAGGATTTAGTTCTGCCACAAAATATAAGTCAACGCATGAACAATGAGCCCAATGAAGAGTTTCTGTGTAAGAGTCGCGTTAGAGTCATTTATCCACAGGCTGGTGTCGATAGGGAATACAATTGGCTGGTTATTGTGAATATACCAAAATATAAACAGGGTATACGTATAGAGGAATGCAT TAATGAGGGCTCCACCTGTGGCGAAAACACTGGCCTAAGTTTACCCAATCGTTATAAGGCAACGTGTAAACAAAGTTACATCTATCGTTCCTTAGTGGCCTATACAAGTGATGATACCGTTATAAAGGAACAATTTAAAATGCCATCCTGTTGTAAATGTGTTCTAAGAACGGATCCCTAA
- the LOC135963919 gene encoding protein spaetzle-like isoform X2, with protein MAQFLTLLPVLLLLVAVFNPIVCPSSQMYNERRDRAPYIESSEHSPQYLRDSDGPNGSRLRKAPSYKDNHANYRSQEQLSASPPASYGHHPAKTNGQDDTDSIVDKNIRSVFSTNFGSGLYLFKNTVPFVNQPHFNSYADQMIGDQPDPYAPPSSTSSSDKEFFKVQRSPNGKLSLVYNEDFVPQEETDINKTNNTADNQSSSSHNESFENRFQTHFPGGLPLKKDKIETSPSNVDHTLSKDSVHFPTEEPEPERTVAKRKEPVDTNDCVEKDGATNGKPFCTQLRNYPEKSHLEQIIKQRFSNLESFFGEDLVLPQNISQRMNNEPNEEFLCKSRVRVIYPQAGVDREYNWLVIVNIPKYKQGIRIEECINEGSTCGENTGLSLPNRYKATCKQSYIYRSLVAYTSDDTVIKEQFKMPSCCKCVLRTDP; from the exons ATAGTCTGTCCCAGTAGTCAAATGTATAATGAAAGACGTGATCGAGCTCCCTATATAGAGTCTAGCGAACATAGTCCACAATACTTGCGCGACTCAGATGGGCCAAATGGAAGTCGATTAAGAAAAGCACCCTCCTACAAGGACAACCATGCCAACTATCGAAGTCAGGAACAATTGTCCGCGTCACCACCAGCATCATACGGCCACCATCCTGCCAAAACCAATGGACAGGACGACACAGATTCCATAGTGGATAAAAATATACGTAGTGTGTTTTCAACTAATTTTGGAtcaggtttatatttatttaaa aatacaGTACCATTTGTCAATCAACCCCATTTCAATTCATATGCTGATCAAATGATTGGCGATCAACCAGATCCATACGCACCCCCATCCTCGACATCATCTAGTGATAAGGAGTTCTTTAAAGTTCAAAGAAGTCCAAATGGAAAATTGAGTCTTGTCTATAATGAAGATTTTGTACCGCAAGAGGAAACGGATATCAATAAAACCAATAATACTGCTGATAATCAGAGTAGTAGCT CGCATAACGAAAGTTTcgaaaatagatttcaaactCATTTTCCCGGTGGACTTCCTTTGAAGAAA GACAAAATTGAAACATCACCATCAAATGTGGATCATACTCTTAGCAAAGATAGTG TGCACTTTCCCACCGAAGAACCCGAACCGGAGAGGACTGTGGCAAAAAGAAAGGAACCAGTGGATACCAATGATTGCGTTGAAAAGGATGGTGCCACCAATGGCAAGCCATTCTGTACTCAGCTGCGCAATTATCCGGAAAAGTCACATTTGGAACAGATAATCAAGCAAAGATTCTCCAATCTGGAATCGTTCTTTGGCGAGGATTTAGTTCTGCCACAAAATATAAGTCAACGCATGAACAATGAGCCCAATGAAGAGTTTCTGTGTAAGAGTCGCGTTAGAGTCATTTATCCACAGGCTGGTGTCGATAGGGAATACAATTGGCTGGTTATTGTGAATATACCAAAATATAAACAGGGTATACGTATAGAGGAATGCAT TAATGAGGGCTCCACCTGTGGCGAAAACACTGGCCTAAGTTTACCCAATCGTTATAAGGCAACGTGTAAACAAAGTTACATCTATCGTTCCTTAGTGGCCTATACAAGTGATGATACCGTTATAAAGGAACAATTTAAAATGCCATCCTGTTGTAAATGTGTTCTAAGAACGGATCCCTAA